From the Mesorhizobium koreense genome, the window GCGCGATGCTCCACCAGGCGAGCACGTCGCGGATATTGGAAATCGCAGCCGCCGCTTTTCCCTTCAGCCCCCCTTTTGCAGTGGCCTCATAGGAGAGGAGCAAGGAGAGCGTGTCGCGGTCGCCGCGCGCCCCGAGGAGGTCGATCGCGGCTTCCTTCTCGGCGTCACTCTTGTCGGAAACCAGAACGGCGGAGGCCCGTGCCGCTTCCATGCGCCGCTTGACGGAGGCGTTCGTCTCCTTGGCGATCGCCGCATCCAGTGCCTCTATCGTGGATGGGTCGGGGCTGTTCAGCATGGTAGTCGCTGCGGCCAGCCTTACGGAGGGATCCTTGGCGGCGAGGGTCAGGTTGCCGACCGCGTCGCCTATGAGGCGGCGAAGGCTGTTCTTCACCTTCACCTTCGTCATCGCTTCCTTGGCGGCCGAACCTTCGGCCTTGCCCGTCAACGGATCGAAAAGGCCGAAACTATCGGGCTTTTCCTTGACGATGAAGACTGCGCCGCCGGGCTGCCGCACATAGAGATTTCCGTCGGAAAGTGCGTTAAGCGCCCGGGCAACGGCGGGATCGCCCGTCGCCGCGACCTCCTTCACCACCTTCTCGACGTCCGAGAAGCTCTTGGTCTGGCCGAATTTGGCTACAGCCGCGCGGACTGCCGCCTGGTCGGCACGGGCGACCGTCGGCGCGGCCACCAGCATGGCAAGGAGAAAGACGGCGCTTCGGAGAAGAAACATCGAAGGTTCGATCTTTTTATGAGTTCCGGGTTCTGGCTCCCGGGCCGGCAGGAGGAAGAGCCGGCCCGGAAGCACCGCGGTCAAACGGTCGATGATCCGCTCAGTTGGTCCCCTCGCCGCCGCACTTGCCGGTCTTGACGTTGAAATTGCCGCAGGACATCGGCTTGCGCCAATCGGAGATCAGGTCCTTGGAGCCCGGCAGGTAGTCCGACCATTCATCGCCCGGCACAGTTCCCGCGGTCTGCCAGACGGTCTCGAACTGGCCGTCGTCCTGGATCTCGCCGATCAGCACCGGCTTGGTGATGTGGTGGTTCGGCATCATGGTGGCGTAGCCACCCGTCAGGTTCGGCACGGTGACACCAACCATGGCGTCGATGACCTTGTCCGGATCGGTCGTGCCGGCCTTCTCGACGGCCTTGATCCACATGTTGAAGCCGATGTAATGCGCTTCCATCGGGTCATTGGTGGTGCGCTTGTCGTTCTTGATGAACTTGTGCCACTCTTCGATGAAGGCCTTGTTCGCCGGCGTATCGACGCTCTCGAAATAGTTCCAGGCGGCGAGATGGCCGACCAGCGGCTTGGTGTCCATGCCGGATAGCTCCTCCTCGCCGACCGAGAAGGCCATGACCGGGATGTCCTCGGCCTTGACGCCCTGGTTGCCGAGTTCCTTGTAGAAGGGCACGTTGGCGTCGCCGTTGACAGTCGATATCACGGCAGTCTTCTTGCCGGCTGAGCCAAAACCTTTGATCCTGGAGACTTCGGTCTGCCAGTCGGAGAAGCCGAACGGCGTATAGTTGACCATGATATCTTCGGCGGGCACGCCCTTCGCCTTCAGATAGGCTTCGAGGATCTTGTTTGTGGTGCGCGGGTAGACGTAGTCAGTGCCCTCGAGCACCCAGCGCTTCACCGAGCCGCCATCGGCGCTCATCAGATAGTCGACGGCGGGAATCGCCTGCTGGTTCGGAGCCGCACCCGTATAGAAGACGTTCCTTTCTCTCTCCTCGCCCTCATATTGCACCGGGTAGAAGAGAATGCTGTCGAGCTCCTTGAAGACCGGCAGCACGGATTTACGGCTGACCGAAGTCCAGCAACCGAACACGGCCGACACCTTGTCCTTGGAGATCAGTTCACGGGCCTTCTCGGCGAAAAGAGGCCAGTTGGAAGCCGGATCGACGACGACCGCTTCCAGCTTCTTGCCGAGCAAGCCGCCCTTCTTGTTCTGCTCGTCGATGAGCATCAGCATGTCGTCCTTCAGCGTCGTCTCGGAAATCGCCATCGTCCCCGAGAGCGAGTGAAGGATGCCGACTTTGATGGTACCGTCCTGGGCCATGGTCCAGCCCGGGAAACTCAGCGTCATTAGGGCAACGGCTGTAGCGAGCAATTTGCCGCGTCCACGGAGAATCCGGTTCATGCGCGCACTCCCTTTCGATCTTGTGCATTGCACAAAAAGCAAAGCGCGTGCCAAACCGCTGGAGAACTGGAAAAGCCTTTGAATTTAGTATCTTATCAAGATCGGCCTGAATTGATCTATCATTCTTCGATGCTTATGAATTGAGCTCTCAGCGCGAAAATGTCTGATAATTAATCAGATTTTCTATGTGCATATAAAATAAGCAACATAACGCGTCGAGCCGAACGGCGCTGCGTGATTTGAAGGCTGGCAACGTCGCTGGGAAGCCGGAAAACCTTGCGCAACATGTAATGATCCAACGGACAAGCGCCATGTAGAAGGAGTGCCCTTGGTATACGGCACGAATAACGGCCGGGGTGGCCAGGAAATTTAGGTGCGGGCGGCGCTGTCACTGTTGCCGGCATCGAACACAAAAA encodes:
- the urtA gene encoding urea ABC transporter substrate-binding protein, translating into MTLSFPGWTMAQDGTIKVGILHSLSGTMAISETTLKDDMLMLIDEQNKKGGLLGKKLEAVVVDPASNWPLFAEKARELISKDKVSAVFGCWTSVSRKSVLPVFKELDSILFYPVQYEGEERERNVFYTGAAPNQQAIPAVDYLMSADGGSVKRWVLEGTDYVYPRTTNKILEAYLKAKGVPAEDIMVNYTPFGFSDWQTEVSRIKGFGSAGKKTAVISTVNGDANVPFYKELGNQGVKAEDIPVMAFSVGEEELSGMDTKPLVGHLAAWNYFESVDTPANKAFIEEWHKFIKNDKRTTNDPMEAHYIGFNMWIKAVEKAGTTDPDKVIDAMVGVTVPNLTGGYATMMPNHHITKPVLIGEIQDDGQFETVWQTAGTVPGDEWSDYLPGSKDLISDWRKPMSCGNFNVKTGKCGGEGTN